One genomic segment of Acinetobacter sp. C26M includes these proteins:
- the yegQ gene encoding tRNA 5-hydroxyuridine modification protein YegQ — MKTELLSPAGSLKNMRYAFAYGADAVYAGQPRYSLRVRNNEFDHDNLKIGIDEAHALGKKFYVVVNIQPHNSKLKNFIRDIEPIVAMQPDALIMSDPGLIMLVREHFPEMQIHLSVQANAINWATVKFWKDYGLSRVILSRELSLEEIEEIQTQVPDIELEVFVHGALCMAYSGRCLLSGYMNKRDANQGACTNACRWDYKIHAAQEDANGDVIPVQQVTTQQQCCAQTSNSTNMAQTVLVQRNDEDMFAAEEDEHGTYFMNSKDLRAVQHVDRLTQMGIASLKIEGRTKSYFYCARTAQIYRKAIDDALVGKEFDPSLMTQLEGLANRGYTEGFLRRHVHSDYQNYTDGSSHFDYQQFCGEVIARHGDYIRIEVKNSFVIGDSLELMTPKGNINFRLEQMRDLKGNAIENAKGSGHIVEIPFSPEIDIEYALLIRNLPHATAELRSAALAYSAD, encoded by the coding sequence ATGAAGACTGAATTACTCTCTCCTGCTGGTTCACTTAAAAATATGCGTTATGCCTTTGCTTATGGTGCCGATGCGGTCTATGCAGGTCAGCCACGTTATAGCTTACGCGTACGCAACAATGAATTTGACCATGACAATTTAAAAATCGGGATTGATGAAGCCCACGCCTTAGGTAAAAAGTTTTATGTGGTGGTCAATATCCAGCCGCATAACAGCAAACTGAAAAATTTTATCCGAGATATTGAACCAATTGTTGCCATGCAACCAGATGCACTGATTATGTCAGACCCTGGTTTGATTATGCTGGTACGTGAGCATTTTCCGGAGATGCAGATTCATCTGTCGGTACAAGCCAATGCAATCAATTGGGCTACTGTAAAATTCTGGAAAGACTATGGTCTAAGTCGCGTGATCTTATCACGAGAACTTTCGCTCGAAGAAATAGAAGAGATTCAAACACAAGTCCCAGACATTGAACTGGAAGTGTTCGTACATGGTGCACTATGTATGGCTTATTCAGGACGTTGCCTATTATCTGGCTATATGAATAAACGTGATGCCAATCAGGGCGCCTGCACCAATGCCTGTCGTTGGGACTATAAAATCCACGCAGCGCAAGAAGATGCCAATGGTGATGTCATTCCTGTTCAGCAGGTTACTACTCAACAGCAATGTTGCGCACAGACATCAAACAGCACAAATATGGCGCAAACTGTTTTGGTGCAGCGTAATGATGAAGACATGTTTGCCGCCGAAGAAGATGAGCATGGCACCTATTTCATGAACTCCAAAGACCTACGTGCAGTACAGCATGTGGATCGTCTGACTCAAATGGGTATTGCTTCTTTAAAGATCGAGGGTCGTACCAAATCTTATTTTTATTGTGCCCGTACTGCACAGATTTACCGCAAAGCCATTGATGATGCATTAGTGGGTAAAGAATTTGATCCTAGCTTGATGACACAACTGGAAGGCTTGGCCAATCGTGGTTATACCGAAGGTTTTTTACGACGCCATGTGCATAGCGATTATCAAAATTATACTGATGGCTCATCACATTTTGACTATCAACAATTTTGTGGTGAAGTCATTGCACGTCATGGCGACTATATTCGGATCGAGGTCAAAAACAGCTTTGTGATTGGCGACTCGCTTGAGTTGATGACGCCCAAAGGCAATATTAACTTTAGATTGGAACAAATGCGTGATCTTAAAGGCAATGCCATTGAAAATGCCAAAGGTTCAGGCCATATCGTCGAAATTCCATTCTCTCCAGAAATCGATATTGAATATGCACTCTTGATTCGCAATCT
- the yiaA gene encoding inner membrane protein YiaA: protein MNNFINRPTSAFIAASWVALLAGGAGFMIGLWNANMPLHEKGYYFVILLYGLFSAASLQKSVRDQLEEIPVTAIYYGLCWASMAVCIVLLLISLWNAELTMSEKGFYIMSFLLSLFGVVATQKNIRDMNYLRLQTELNPRQLKLEEQAVKDDQLD from the coding sequence ATGAATAATTTTATAAACCGTCCCACATCAGCCTTTATTGCTGCAAGCTGGGTTGCCTTACTCGCAGGTGGGGCTGGCTTTATGATTGGCTTATGGAATGCCAACATGCCACTACACGAGAAAGGCTATTATTTTGTGATTTTGCTCTACGGCCTTTTCTCTGCTGCATCTTTACAAAAATCGGTCCGTGATCAGCTTGAAGAAATTCCTGTGACTGCCATTTATTACGGATTATGTTGGGCTTCGATGGCGGTGTGTATTGTGCTGCTTTTGATTAGCTTATGGAATGCAGAACTCACCATGAGTGAAAAGGGCTTTTATATTATGTCATTCTTGCTCAGTCTATTTGGCGTGGTTGCCACCCAAAAGAATATTCGTGACATGAACTATCTACGCTTACAAACTGAACTGAATCCTCGTCAACTCAAACTTGAAGAACAAGCTGTAAAAGATGATCAATTAGATTAA